atggagcttgaggcTAGAGAAACAGCTCTGCATGATAAGATAATGGCTGTAACACAAAAAGAACGTATGGCCAACGACGAGTATCAAGAGGCTAGGAAAGAGATGATTCAGGtaacaaacacacacaaaagcaGTCTAAATTTGTATGACCTAAACTAATTAATTCAATGAACAGTTGTGGAAGGAGAACGAAGATTTGGTGAGTGGGGAGAAGATAAGAGTGAAGACGATGGGGCACTTAGACACGAAGCCGTTTGTGCTAGCAGTGAAGAAGAAACTTAGATGTTCAGAAGCAAGAGCAGGGCTAAAAGCTATGGAGTTGTGTTCATTTTGGGAAGGACAAATTGGAAATGTGCATTGGCATCCGTTTAAAGTGGATGAATCTGATGGAATCGCAAAGGTATGGATGGACTTAAAACATATTAGAAGCTGGTTATTATTACAAAGTATTATTATCTCAAGATCTCTTACATGTGAAAATTGCAGCTAGTGGTTCATAAAAACGATTTGAAGCTGGTTATGCTGAAGAGTGACTACGGTGAGGAGCTTTACAATGAGGTGGTGAGAGCGAAAGTGGAGATAGTGGAATACAACCCGAGTGGTGGATATGTGGTTTCGGAGATGTGGAACCTTGAGAAGAACCGAAAGGCCACGATGGAGGAAGGAACGGATGTGATGCTGAAGATGAGGAAGAAGCTCGTGGCTATGAAGAACAAGCGAAAGAGGCGTTGAGAAAAGATGCGCAAGATCTATCTACTTAAGCAAAATAAGACTGAACTTAACGAACTACGTGAAGTGGTTTTGGCTTTTGGATATTGCTATGCTCCTTCTTTTCTTACAGACAAGTTTAAATTAATGTGCTAGTACTGTGATTGATTTTGCCAGTTTATCTCCCAATTATTCTCTCTGTTTATAACTTGAAGCACAAGGAATGTTTAGAAGCTGTGTGCTCGTTCTTCCGACTCTTTGTTTTTAGTAAACAATTACGTAAGTAGACAATTGTAAACAAGAAGCGTCTGTAGTCCAACGGTTAGGATAATTGCCTTCCAAGCAAtagacccgggttcgactccCGGCAGACGCACTTTTTTAATATCAATAACTTGACGTCGAATAAAACGATGTCGTATAACTTTGGTAAGAGATATATTTAAAAACCCGACAAAATCGAATCACACCGCTCTAAGGGTATTATCGTCCAACTAGAAATGTTATCCATGGTTAAGACAATCATCATAGGCCGCACATAATAGTAAACGCATGTTGCGTGCACGCGCCGAATCGTATCGTGTGGCCACCATTTCTCGAACCGAACAGCCTCCCACCAcacgcttcttcttcttcttctgttttgtCTTTTCGGTTTTCTTTCCCCGGCGAGGGatagatatttttgtttatcatGGCGGGCACTTGCAGCTCGATAAGGCCACCACGCCTCACTGGTTCTTGTTCGAGTGTTGAGCTTTCCAGGTTGATTGATCGAGCTGGAGTTCCTTTCTCCGTTCGGATCTCTACCAGAAGAAATTCCATAACAAGAAGCCAAGGAGGTGGTTTCACCGCACCTGTCTCCTCGCGTGAGGAAGGTCCTTCTTGTATCTTCGTCGGTCCGATTGATTCCGCTAGAAAAGAAACTCTAGAAGCTCTTTACCGCCAAGTACGCCTACtcaactctcttcttcttgaagTTTGTCTCTGTGATTGTTTAGTGAAGTGAGTTTTTTGAATTAGGCGAAGAATGCTTACTACAATGGCAAGCCTTTGATAGTTGATGACATGTTTGACAGAGTCGAGGTAAGACAACAGTTTGGTGTTATGTAGTTTCAAGCAAAGATATGGTTTATGTAAATGTTATTATGTTCTCTTGCAGCTGAAGCTTCGGTGGTATGGTTCGAAGTCTGTTGTCAAGTACCCTCGGTGCAGCCTCCTGCGACAGTCAACTTATGCTGATGCAGAGGTACACTTTTGGGAGTTCATGTTTCAATTTACTTCTCTTGAAACATATATTTTGTGAGATTTGGGATTCGTTTAATTATAATTAGCTTTTCGGTTTTAAGAAGGTCATCCATGaaacaaaatcattttaataatatagatgtgaaAGCATCAACTTCATTGTTTACCAGGATTaatattatgataaaaaaaaaaaatttctttgtggTGAAGAATGATTTTGTCAAGGGTTGATATTGAGTGGAATCCTTTTTGTAGGACAGGATGATGCATCACAAGTTCTCCTGTTAGCTACCATATGGATCTTGATTCTCTTGTTTGGTAGCTCAGCATGTGTTTTGCCCACCATTTATGGCCTCGGCTTAGTCTATGGAGGAGATCCTTTCAACTCAGGGCTTGTCTATAGCAGCTCGTCTTCTGTGCCTCTTCTGTCAAAGTTGAACGGCATCCTCCTCACCGTGCTTGGACCTGCTTTTGGATATCCTATTGCATCTTCTGCAGGTACCTTATAAAGTTTGCACTTTCTATTCAAAATATGGTAAGCTATCATCATCTACTTGTACTGAGAGAAAGAATGGTGTTGGCAGTAAGGGTTCTTAAAGGGCTATGGAGAAATGACTTAACCGCTCTAAAAGGAGACTGTCCAAATTGTGGGGAGGAGGTCAAACTCTTTACTTGTCAACAAAAATTACGACAccgtcttcttttcttttttttttcagttttagtCACGTTTTAGCTTTGATGGACCTTGGTGTAGGTTTTTGCATTTGTGAGATCCGACCAATCAAACAAGTCAGCTCACAAAGCCGAGTGTCATGTCTGTGAGTG
This genomic stretch from Brassica napus cultivar Da-Ae chromosome C9, Da-Ae, whole genome shotgun sequence harbors:
- the LOC106416507 gene encoding PGR5-like protein 1B, chloroplastic, whose protein sequence is MAGTCSSIRPPRLTGSCSSVELSRLIDRAGVPFSVRISTRRNSITRSQGGGFTAPVSSREEGPSCIFVGPIDSARKETLEALYRQAKNAYYNGKPLIVDDMFDRVELKLRWYGSKSVVKYPRCSLLRQSTYADAEDDASQVLLLATIWILILLFGSSACVLPTIYGLGLVYGGDPFNSGLVYSSSSSVPLLSKLNGILLTVLGPAFGYPIASSAVRVLKGLWRNDLTALKGDCPNCGEEVFAFVRSDQSNKSAHKAECHVCECTLEFRTKVEKSASLLGRKWVYGRIYLVSRPRRGRRSKYT